In a genomic window of Rhododendron vialii isolate Sample 1 chromosome 12a, ASM3025357v1:
- the LOC131310576 gene encoding uncharacterized protein LOC131310576, giving the protein MISNSLSPQLDLSTIPHRFRNLPHIQNRFQRIKAKRVCPSNLFAKLSEPIFLQKSVVPFAASIAILFFSNPAKAGFMSGFPGIESVPGPELPKIEFLNRFNEENQKKYAEDDARIKESPIVKKLLEQSKLNKEKNKQEILDKYCLRGAEWGVGDCSAEGMTPDDRDKFIAMLKQKVGVE; this is encoded by the exons ATGATATCCAATTCACTCTCTCCTCAACTGGACCTTTCCACTATTCCACACCGATTCAGAAATCTTCCACATATTCAAAACAGATTCCAACGAATTAAGGCCAAGCGAGTTTGCCCTTCCAATCTGTTTGCGAAATTGTCTGAACCAATTTTTCTCCAGAAGTCTGTTGTTCCCTTTGCTGCTTCGATTGCGATTTTGTTCTTCTCCAATCCAG CTAAAGCCGGATTTATGTCAGGTTTCCCTGGTATAGAATCAGTGCCAGGCCCTGAATTACCCAAGATTGAGTTTCTTAATCGCTTTAACG aagaaaatcagaaaaagTATGCTGAAGATGATGCTAGAATCAAAGAATCGCCTATAGTTAAAAAGCTACTTGAACAGTCTAAGCTGAACAAAGAGAA GAACAAACAAGAAATTCTTGACAAGTACTGCCTTCGTGGGGCAGAGTGGGGAGTTGGAGATTGTTCAGCAGAGGGAATGACGCCAGACGACAGAGACAAGTTCATTGCCATGTTGAAGCAGAAGGTTGGAGTTGAGTGA
- the LOC131310575 gene encoding remorin 1.4 isoform X1 → MESWIRQTRVRFYGVGDENKEESNDNRDRSLQPQKIQSFKGEKKKSQTWLRRQFSRQTSQDFDSSNGCEYAAAVAAAAYAINLLEEFSIAEQKRKSEGADTSLTKIKSRTEDTSTRVRETGYSGRISRRLSDELSKTNLEIPDKSVPVSAAKDEKIPEKALRPALSIKKTASFADKPLDTTAIPEKAVHPAPSIKKTASFADKPLDTTASRKPESVLPKIELPSAKPPAFQPTDFKRQSSTRPGIEETEADAWENAEMAKIEERYDKLSTTILDWESKKKAKAKRQRDKTESQLERRRAKAMKHYRSDMENIDKISGGARAQAEENRRNEEFKVKEKANKIRSTGKIPPTCLCF, encoded by the exons ATGGAGAGTTGGATTCGGCAAACGAG GGTAAGATTTTACGGCGTAGGAGACgaaaacaaagaagaatctAACGACAACAGAGATCGAAGCTTACAACCACAAAAAATTCAGTCCTTCAAAGGAG AGAAGAAAAAATCTCAGACCTGGTTGCGGAGACAGTTTTCTAGGCAAACGAGTCAGGACTTCGATTCCAGCAACGGGTGTGAGTACGCAGCTGCAGTTGCAGCAGCTGCGTATGCAATCAACTTGCTTGAAGAGTTTAGCATTGCAGAACAGAAAAGGAAGAGTGAAGGAGCTGATACCTCTTTAACCAAGATCAAGAGTAGAACAGAAGACACAAGTACTAGGGTACGAGAAACTGGATATTCTGGTAGAATATCCAGACGGCTCTCAG ATGAGCTTTCAAAGACAAATTTGGAAATTCCAGACAAATCAGTGCCAGTGAGTGCGGCGAAAGATGAAAAGATACCTGAAAAAGCTCTTCGTCCTGCTCTGTCGATAAAAAAGACGGCTAGTTTTGCAGATAAGCCCTTGGACACCACTGCCATTCCTGAAAAAGCTGTTCATCCTGCTCCGTCGATAAAAAAGACTGCTAGTTTTGCAGATAAGCCCTTGGACACCACTGCCAGTCGAAAGCCTGAAAGTGTGTTACCAAAGATTGAGCTCCCATCTGCCAAACCACCTGCATTCCAACCAACAGACTTCAAAAGGCAGAGTTCGACAAGACCTGGAATCGAAGAGACGGAGGCGGATGCTTGGGAGAACGCCGAGATGGCCAAGATCGAAGAACG GTATGATAAGTTGAGTACCACAATTCTTGACTGGGAGAGTAAGAAGAAAGCAAAAGCCAAACGCCAAAGGGATAAAACCGAG AGCCAACTGGAGCGCAGGAGAGCAAAAGCGATGAAACATTACCGTAGTGACATGGAGAATATTGATAAAATTTCAGGAGGAGCACGAGCCCAAGCAGAGGAAAACCGAAGGAATGAGGAGTTCAAGGTGAAAGAGAAAGCAAATAAAATCAGATCGACAGGGAAGATTCCACCGACGTGTTTGTGCTTCTAA
- the LOC131310575 gene encoding remorin 1.4 isoform X2: protein MESWIRQTRVRFYGVGDENKEESNDNRDRSLQPQKIQSFKGEKKKSQTWLRRQFSRQTSQDFDSSNGCEYAAAVAAAAYAINLLEEFSIAEQKRKSEGADTSLTKIKSRTEDTSTRVRETGYSGRISRRLSDKSVPVSAAKDEKIPEKALRPALSIKKTASFADKPLDTTAIPEKAVHPAPSIKKTASFADKPLDTTASRKPESVLPKIELPSAKPPAFQPTDFKRQSSTRPGIEETEADAWENAEMAKIEERYDKLSTTILDWESKKKAKAKRQRDKTESQLERRRAKAMKHYRSDMENIDKISGGARAQAEENRRNEEFKVKEKANKIRSTGKIPPTCLCF from the exons ATGGAGAGTTGGATTCGGCAAACGAG GGTAAGATTTTACGGCGTAGGAGACgaaaacaaagaagaatctAACGACAACAGAGATCGAAGCTTACAACCACAAAAAATTCAGTCCTTCAAAGGAG AGAAGAAAAAATCTCAGACCTGGTTGCGGAGACAGTTTTCTAGGCAAACGAGTCAGGACTTCGATTCCAGCAACGGGTGTGAGTACGCAGCTGCAGTTGCAGCAGCTGCGTATGCAATCAACTTGCTTGAAGAGTTTAGCATTGCAGAACAGAAAAGGAAGAGTGAAGGAGCTGATACCTCTTTAACCAAGATCAAGAGTAGAACAGAAGACACAAGTACTAGGGTACGAGAAACTGGATATTCTGGTAGAATATCCAGACGGCTCTCAG ACAAATCAGTGCCAGTGAGTGCGGCGAAAGATGAAAAGATACCTGAAAAAGCTCTTCGTCCTGCTCTGTCGATAAAAAAGACGGCTAGTTTTGCAGATAAGCCCTTGGACACCACTGCCATTCCTGAAAAAGCTGTTCATCCTGCTCCGTCGATAAAAAAGACTGCTAGTTTTGCAGATAAGCCCTTGGACACCACTGCCAGTCGAAAGCCTGAAAGTGTGTTACCAAAGATTGAGCTCCCATCTGCCAAACCACCTGCATTCCAACCAACAGACTTCAAAAGGCAGAGTTCGACAAGACCTGGAATCGAAGAGACGGAGGCGGATGCTTGGGAGAACGCCGAGATGGCCAAGATCGAAGAACG GTATGATAAGTTGAGTACCACAATTCTTGACTGGGAGAGTAAGAAGAAAGCAAAAGCCAAACGCCAAAGGGATAAAACCGAG AGCCAACTGGAGCGCAGGAGAGCAAAAGCGATGAAACATTACCGTAGTGACATGGAGAATATTGATAAAATTTCAGGAGGAGCACGAGCCCAAGCAGAGGAAAACCGAAGGAATGAGGAGTTCAAGGTGAAAGAGAAAGCAAATAAAATCAGATCGACAGGGAAGATTCCACCGACGTGTTTGTGCTTCTAA